In Limibacter armeniacum, a single window of DNA contains:
- a CDS encoding uracil-DNA glycosylase family protein → MEALLKEVSACTVCEKHLPFGVRPVVSLQPDCKILLISQAPGMRVHQSGIPWDDLSGNRLREWLDVSDDVFYDTTNFGVLPMGFCYPGKGKSGDLPPRKECAPLWHPRLLESLKQVKLTVLIGQYAQKYYLKGGFKSNLTKTVKEFDTFLPNYFPLPHPSPRNGIWLRKNSWFEEDVIPCLQSLVKEILAVDK, encoded by the coding sequence ATGGAAGCGTTGTTAAAGGAAGTCAGTGCTTGTACGGTTTGTGAAAAACATCTGCCATTTGGAGTCAGACCTGTTGTGTCATTACAACCCGATTGCAAGATCCTGTTAATTAGTCAGGCTCCGGGAATGCGTGTACACCAATCCGGTATTCCTTGGGATGATTTGAGTGGTAATAGGTTAAGGGAATGGTTGGATGTTTCAGATGACGTGTTTTATGATACGACCAATTTTGGTGTGTTACCAATGGGGTTTTGTTATCCGGGAAAAGGTAAATCGGGTGATTTGCCTCCAAGAAAGGAGTGTGCTCCCCTTTGGCATCCTCGCTTGCTTGAGTCTCTGAAACAAGTAAAGCTGACTGTTTTGATCGGACAATATGCTCAGAAGTATTACTTGAAAGGGGGCTTTAAGTCTAACCTGACCAAAACAGTGAAAGAGTTTGATACTTTTTTACCCAACTATTTCCCATTACCTCATCCTTCTCCCAGAAATGGAATTTGGCTGAGGAAAAACAGCTGGTTCGAAGAAGATGTAATACCTTGCCTTCAATCTTTGGTAAAAGAAATTCTTGCTGTAGACAAATAA
- a CDS encoding SpoIIE family protein phosphatase has protein sequence MNFKISLKLTILCLFLVLFTSMSLFYFDNREIQLTLKEQIINELTDGSDEAVKNIDRFLNERQTDVKMISKDPVLTSGASAETIMKRLKELSSINEMYYSFSFFNPNRIRMADSKGLSVGKQHTLTKYWIPLTDGEQFVMDISKSESVGQPVIHFASRVENDHNELVGFVVARVLITRLYEVFASHREGSMWDSDKLHVDLVDAKGLLLYSNHNPKGVLVEKYAFPEVVKEIRRKGSRSMEKDEQLFLVTDEKGYDNFNGNNWAMMLSLPLEEAYKPLVKVREKMLIVMSPIVLVCILLAVLAARYFSTPIVRLSSAADRIGHGDFETPIRAVRRRDELGVLATNLSKMAANLRKREEQQLLFQEELEGLNKSLHEKLNQINEHKEEISSQNMALEYAYNELERKSKQQTASINYAKKIQESMLPDKQLLYDALPDSFIYFKPRDIVSGDFYWYERIQKGGNDFLVVAAVDCTGHGVPGAIMAMLGSNLLTSIVCYGGFTDPAEILKRLNRDVRNELHQDREESQDGMEIAVCTINLNTRELYFAGAGRPLYIFRDQELIELQASKVNIGGSAAHQRKRNPETLISQYFELKENDILYLFSDGYKDQIGGPKKRIFTSRRLRGMLSEIHTKSANDQVNDLDRVFEGWKGDLGQTDDMLIVCLKMI, from the coding sequence ATGAACTTTAAGATTTCACTCAAACTAACTATACTTTGTCTGTTTCTGGTCCTGTTCACCAGTATGTCGCTGTTTTACTTTGATAACAGGGAGATACAGTTGACACTAAAGGAACAAATCATCAATGAACTTACGGATGGTTCGGATGAGGCTGTCAAGAATATTGACAGGTTCTTGAACGAGCGTCAGACGGATGTCAAGATGATTTCGAAAGACCCTGTCCTTACCAGTGGTGCCAGTGCCGAAACCATTATGAAGCGATTGAAAGAGTTGTCATCTATCAACGAGATGTACTATTCTTTTTCATTCTTTAACCCTAACCGAATCAGGATGGCAGACTCCAAAGGTTTGTCAGTAGGGAAGCAACATACATTGACCAAATACTGGATTCCACTGACAGATGGAGAACAGTTTGTCATGGATATTTCTAAATCTGAATCTGTAGGGCAGCCTGTTATTCACTTTGCTTCTAGAGTGGAGAATGACCACAATGAGTTGGTTGGGTTTGTGGTGGCAAGGGTATTGATTACCCGCTTGTATGAAGTGTTTGCTTCTCACCGTGAAGGTAGCATGTGGGATTCAGACAAGCTGCATGTTGATTTGGTGGATGCTAAAGGATTATTGCTTTACTCAAACCATAACCCGAAAGGCGTATTGGTAGAAAAGTATGCTTTTCCTGAAGTGGTCAAAGAAATCAGAAGAAAGGGAAGCAGAAGCATGGAAAAGGATGAGCAGCTGTTTCTGGTGACGGATGAAAAAGGGTATGACAATTTCAACGGAAACAACTGGGCAATGATGCTGTCCTTACCTTTGGAGGAAGCTTATAAGCCATTGGTGAAAGTAAGAGAGAAGATGTTGATTGTGATGTCTCCGATTGTGTTGGTTTGTATCCTGTTGGCAGTATTGGCAGCTCGCTATTTTTCTACACCGATCGTGCGTTTGAGTAGTGCTGCAGATAGAATTGGACATGGTGACTTTGAGACGCCAATTCGTGCTGTCAGAAGAAGGGATGAGTTGGGAGTGTTAGCAACGAACCTGAGCAAGATGGCTGCAAACTTGAGAAAGCGAGAAGAACAGCAGTTGCTGTTTCAGGAAGAATTGGAAGGGCTAAATAAGTCGCTTCATGAAAAGCTGAATCAGATCAATGAGCATAAAGAGGAGATTTCATCTCAGAATATGGCACTTGAGTATGCTTACAACGAGTTGGAGCGTAAGAGCAAACAGCAGACAGCCAGTATCAATTATGCCAAGAAAATACAGGAGTCGATGTTGCCAGATAAGCAGTTGCTATATGATGCATTGCCAGACTCCTTTATCTACTTCAAGCCAAGGGATATTGTAAGTGGAGATTTCTACTGGTACGAACGTATCCAGAAAGGGGGGAATGATTTCTTGGTAGTGGCGGCAGTTGACTGTACAGGTCATGGTGTGCCTGGTGCAATTATGGCAATGTTAGGAAGTAACCTATTGACCAGTATCGTGTGTTATGGTGGTTTTACTGATCCAGCAGAAATTCTGAAGCGTCTGAACAGAGATGTACGTAATGAACTGCATCAGGATAGGGAAGAGAGCCAGGACGGTATGGAAATCGCTGTATGTACCATTAACCTGAATACACGGGAGCTGTATTTTGCCGGAGCAGGCAGACCGCTTTATATCTTTCGTGATCAGGAGCTGATCGAGTTGCAGGCAAGTAAGGTGAATATTGGAGGTAGTGCAGCCCATCAGCGTAAACGAAACCCTGAAACGTTGATTTCCCAGTATTTTGAGCTGAAGGAAAATGACATTCTATACCTGTTCTCTGATGGTTATAAGGACCAGATTGGAGGACCTAAAAAGAGAATTTTCACTTCACGCAGACTAAGGGGAATGCTGAGTGAAATCCATACCAAGTCAGCCAATGATCAGGTAAATGACCTTGACCGTGTATTTGAAGGGTGGAAAGGAGATTTGGGACAAACAGATGATATGCTGATAGTATGTCTTAAGATGATATAA
- a CDS encoding YegJ family protein — protein MMTKTTLTLLLLYVTLLNPLSIFGQDADKPSTYKTVSGDPEMEEAIASAKATFDEFVKALEEKDEKNTFFSIKLPFKTSTGHEHIWLSYIEKREGAFWGLIDNLPNHISGFEIGDRVKIDPEAISDWFYINRGKLIGGYTIRVIRDRMSPKEREQFDQAYGLVID, from the coding sequence ATGATGACTAAAACTACACTAACACTGCTGTTACTTTATGTGACACTGCTTAACCCTCTATCTATTTTTGGGCAGGATGCAGACAAACCTTCAACTTACAAGACAGTCTCTGGTGACCCAGAAATGGAAGAAGCAATCGCTTCGGCTAAAGCTACATTTGATGAGTTTGTAAAAGCGCTGGAAGAAAAGGATGAAAAGAATACTTTTTTTTCGATAAAGCTCCCTTTTAAAACTTCTACAGGACATGAGCACATCTGGTTATCCTATATTGAAAAGCGAGAAGGAGCATTTTGGGGACTGATAGATAACCTGCCTAACCATATCAGTGGATTTGAAATTGGGGATCGGGTAAAAATAGACCCTGAAGCTATTTCTGATTGGTTTTATATCAATAGGGGAAAGCTGATTGGAGGATATACCATCAGAGTCATTCGAGATAGGATGTCGCCAAAAGAGCGTGAACAGTTTGATCAGGCATACGGCTTGGTTATTGACTGA
- a CDS encoding aspartate aminotransferase family protein, protein MIENKSNREIFNEYQAPTSPYPLGLEIDYAKGVFMYGTDGKRYMDMISAIAVNNLGHCHPNVVKAVKDQVDKYMFVMVYGEFVQKPQTDLTRRLVSVLPEQLNCTYFVNSGTEANEAAVKLAKRYTGRAEIVSFRRSYHGNTQGSLSISGNEMKKNAFRPLLPGVRFIDFNKMEDLEQITENTAGVIMEPIQGDAGVRVPDVAYMKALRKRCDDVGAVLIFDEIQTGFGRTGKLFAFEHFGIVPDVITVAKGIAGGMPMGAFIGEREMMKTLSHDPILGHITTFGGHPVSCAAADATLKTLIEENIIEDVERKGQLIEDRLSVHPAVQEIRRKGLMFAIDMKDFDLVNRIVMKCIERGVITYWFLSTPNAFRLAPPLVITDEEIHYACDVILEVIEEEYKK, encoded by the coding sequence ATGATAGAGAACAAGAGCAATAGAGAAATATTCAACGAGTATCAGGCGCCAACTTCACCATACCCGTTAGGCTTAGAGATAGATTATGCCAAAGGTGTTTTCATGTACGGTACAGATGGAAAGCGCTACATGGACATGATTTCAGCAATAGCAGTCAATAACTTGGGTCATTGCCATCCAAATGTGGTTAAGGCAGTTAAGGATCAGGTGGATAAGTATATGTTTGTAATGGTATATGGTGAGTTTGTTCAGAAACCTCAAACTGACTTAACCCGTAGGTTGGTATCTGTATTACCTGAACAACTGAACTGTACATACTTCGTGAATTCTGGTACAGAGGCAAACGAGGCTGCCGTTAAATTGGCAAAAAGATATACAGGTCGTGCTGAAATCGTTAGTTTCCGCCGTTCTTATCATGGAAATACACAGGGTTCTTTAAGTATCTCGGGAAACGAGATGAAGAAGAACGCCTTCCGTCCACTATTGCCAGGTGTCCGTTTTATTGATTTCAATAAGATGGAAGACCTTGAGCAGATTACTGAAAATACGGCAGGAGTAATTATGGAGCCGATTCAGGGAGATGCTGGGGTTCGTGTTCCTGATGTTGCTTATATGAAAGCCTTGCGTAAGCGATGTGATGATGTGGGAGCTGTTTTGATCTTTGATGAAATTCAGACAGGTTTCGGAAGAACAGGTAAACTGTTTGCCTTTGAGCATTTCGGAATTGTGCCAGATGTAATAACAGTAGCCAAAGGGATTGCCGGAGGTATGCCAATGGGTGCCTTCATTGGAGAAAGGGAAATGATGAAAACGCTTTCACATGACCCAATATTAGGGCATATTACAACATTTGGTGGACACCCAGTCTCTTGTGCCGCAGCAGATGCAACGCTTAAAACGCTGATTGAGGAAAACATCATTGAGGATGTGGAGCGTAAAGGGCAACTGATTGAGGATAGACTCAGTGTGCATCCTGCTGTTCAGGAGATCAGACGTAAAGGATTGATGTTCGCGATTGATATGAAAGATTTTGACTTAGTCAATCGTATAGTGATGAAGTGTATAGAAAGGGGAGTGATTACTTATTGGTTCTTGTCCACTCCTAATGCCTTCCGCCTTGCGCCACCATTGGTGATTACTGATGAGGAGATACATTATGCTTGTGATGTGATTCTGGAGGTGATTGAAGAAGAATATAAAAAGTAA
- a CDS encoding Ig-like domain-containing protein yields the protein MNSTLQTLLKVAGLLLLVTFSAQANTDKYRLILRDDPATTATIGWNQISGSSPVVYYGTTDQGTNWSAYPMSKSVDRSVSDRGMSNHFARLTGLQPNTAYYFVIKDSEGTSQRFWFKTAPNSSDARFSFIAGGDSRNNRTPRQNANRLVAKLRPHAVLFGGDMTDSGTNTQWQNWFDDWQLTTGTDGRMIQIVATRGNHEGNNSILVNLFDVPSSEVYYALTFGGNLIRTYTLNTEISISGNQTTWLQNDLQANNNVVWKMAQYHKPMRPHVSGKSEGNNQYNYWAQLFYDYKVKMVVECDAHTVKTTWPVRPSTGSGSDEGFIRDDETGSVYVGEGCWGAPLRTNDDSKNWTRNTGVFNQFKWIFVDKARIEARTIRVDNATSVGQVSDNDIFTAPVNLDIWNPSNGAVVTIENDNVSVPEVSLTAPIDGAYYDTPQAITLSANASDTDGSISKVEFVVNGQVIATDTSAPYAVSYSIPADGVYSVTAKATDNDGYSSTSSVATFNVGVIQEHISIRINSGNDDVEENTDGSMYMNSSDIELVSDGSRGNQVIGLRFTGLAIPQGAVINTANIQFTVDETANESGTKYIYAHDTDNASAFTTSASNVSSRSKTTASVSWSPATWSSVGASGADQRTPDLKGVVQEVVNRSGWNAGNAMAFVIEGSGKRTAEAYEGSSSLAALLNVTYTVGEGVSTYTLSTGASNGSIGRSPDQSTYESGTSVMLTAIPNSGYEFAGWSGDNSGIANPLTVVMNGNKNITASFTPISTGGEEFTVSSKVSTGNDDAEEAESGKMYLTSSDLELVYDSYQSAGNQQVGMRFTNIEVPQGAVITNAYIQFTVDETKNDSGTLNVYGQDVDNAATFTSSNNNISSRSKTTASVSWSPATWSSVGASGTAQHTPDLKNIVQEIVNRSGWQQGSAMVMIVIGNGRRIAESYNGSSNAAPELYITYQSASGARVAATSSSLLEVVAPRVYPVPFDNTLNFEVSLATDGNIQVTFRNANGQVLATRSVYGIKVGKQVVAVDTADLPAGFYLCELTGIGINESFRVIKK from the coding sequence ATGAATTCGACTCTACAAACCCTGCTAAAAGTAGCTGGGTTACTTTTGCTTGTGACTTTTTCAGCACAGGCAAATACTGACAAATACCGTTTGATCTTGCGGGATGATCCTGCTACTACGGCAACAATTGGCTGGAACCAGATTTCAGGTTCAAGTCCCGTTGTGTATTATGGTACTACAGACCAAGGAACCAACTGGTCGGCTTACCCGATGAGTAAGTCGGTAGACAGGTCGGTGTCTGATAGGGGCATGAGTAACCACTTTGCCCGATTGACAGGCTTACAACCTAACACTGCTTACTATTTTGTGATTAAGGATAGTGAGGGAACTAGCCAACGTTTCTGGTTTAAGACTGCCCCTAATAGTTCGGATGCCCGCTTCTCTTTTATTGCAGGAGGTGACTCACGTAACAACCGCACTCCTCGTCAGAATGCCAATAGACTGGTAGCAAAACTGCGTCCTCATGCAGTTTTGTTTGGAGGAGATATGACTGACTCTGGAACCAATACCCAATGGCAAAACTGGTTTGATGATTGGCAGTTGACCACAGGAACTGATGGTCGCATGATTCAGATTGTGGCAACCAGAGGTAATCATGAGGGGAATAATTCAATCTTGGTGAACCTGTTTGATGTACCTTCATCAGAAGTGTATTATGCGTTGACCTTTGGGGGAAACCTGATTCGTACTTATACCTTGAATACAGAAATCTCAATCAGTGGCAATCAGACCACTTGGTTGCAGAATGACCTACAGGCCAATAATAACGTAGTGTGGAAAATGGCTCAATACCATAAGCCGATGCGTCCTCACGTTAGTGGTAAGTCAGAAGGAAACAACCAGTATAATTATTGGGCACAGTTATTCTATGATTACAAAGTGAAAATGGTGGTGGAATGTGATGCTCATACAGTTAAAACAACATGGCCTGTCCGTCCTTCAACAGGTAGTGGTAGTGATGAGGGGTTTATTAGGGATGATGAAACAGGTTCTGTATATGTGGGGGAAGGCTGTTGGGGAGCTCCTCTTCGCACAAACGATGATAGTAAGAATTGGACACGGAATACTGGGGTGTTTAATCAGTTCAAGTGGATATTTGTGGATAAGGCAAGAATTGAAGCTAGAACCATTCGCGTTGATAATGCTACTTCGGTAGGTCAGGTAAGTGACAATGATATTTTTACAGCACCAGTCAACTTGGATATATGGAACCCAAGCAATGGAGCAGTGGTAACGATTGAAAACGATAATGTATCGGTACCTGAAGTTTCCCTGACAGCTCCGATAGATGGCGCATATTATGATACACCTCAGGCAATTACACTGTCTGCAAATGCTTCCGATACTGATGGGAGTATATCAAAAGTGGAGTTTGTGGTCAATGGTCAAGTTATAGCGACTGATACATCTGCTCCTTATGCGGTAAGTTATAGTATACCTGCTGATGGTGTCTACTCAGTGACAGCAAAAGCAACGGATAATGATGGTTATAGTAGCACTTCATCTGTAGCTACTTTTAATGTAGGAGTAATACAAGAGCATATCAGTATTCGAATCAATTCGGGTAATGATGATGTGGAAGAGAATACAGATGGCTCAATGTATATGAATAGCTCTGATATTGAATTGGTAAGTGATGGTAGCAGAGGGAATCAGGTAATCGGTCTAAGGTTTACAGGCTTGGCTATTCCACAAGGAGCGGTGATCAATACTGCAAATATTCAGTTTACCGTTGATGAAACTGCCAATGAAAGTGGTACTAAATATATCTATGCACACGATACAGACAATGCAAGTGCATTTACCACTTCCGCAAGCAATGTTTCGTCAAGAAGTAAGACGACAGCTTCAGTATCTTGGAGTCCTGCTACTTGGTCTTCTGTAGGAGCTTCAGGAGCTGATCAGCGTACACCTGATTTGAAAGGGGTTGTACAGGAAGTAGTAAATCGTAGCGGTTGGAATGCTGGCAATGCGATGGCTTTTGTAATTGAAGGGTCGGGTAAGAGAACGGCTGAAGCTTATGAAGGCTCATCATCATTGGCAGCTTTGCTGAATGTTACTTATACTGTAGGGGAAGGGGTATCGACTTATACGCTTTCAACAGGCGCTTCAAATGGTTCAATTGGCCGTAGCCCTGATCAGTCTACATATGAGAGTGGTACTTCTGTAATGTTGACAGCAATACCTAATAGCGGTTATGAATTTGCAGGATGGAGTGGTGATAACTCAGGTATTGCCAACCCACTTACAGTTGTGATGAATGGTAATAAGAATATTACAGCAAGCTTTACCCCTATATCTACAGGTGGAGAAGAGTTTACGGTAAGCAGCAAAGTGAGTACAGGAAATGATGATGCCGAAGAAGCGGAGTCAGGGAAGATGTACCTTACAAGTTCTGATCTTGAGTTGGTGTATGACAGTTATCAGTCGGCAGGCAATCAGCAGGTAGGAATGAGATTCACGAATATAGAAGTGCCACAAGGAGCTGTGATTACCAATGCCTATATCCAGTTTACGGTAGATGAAACCAAGAATGACTCTGGAACACTAAATGTATATGGACAGGATGTGGATAACGCTGCTACTTTTACCTCATCCAATAATAATATCTCTTCAAGAAGTAAGACAACAGCTTCAGTGTCGTGGAGTCCTGCTACTTGGTCTTCAGTAGGAGCTTCAGGGACAGCACAACATACACCTGATTTGAAAAATATAGTGCAAGAAATCGTAAATCGTAGCGGGTGGCAACAAGGAAGTGCGATGGTTATGATAGTGATAGGAAACGGTAGAAGGATCGCAGAGTCTTACAATGGTTCTAGTAATGCAGCTCCTGAACTGTATATTACCTATCAGTCTGCGTCTGGTGCGCGGGTGGCGGCTACAAGTTCATCACTTTTAGAGGTAGTAGCGCCAAGAGTGTATCCGGTTCCTTTTGACAATACATTGAACTTTGAGGTGTCATTGGCAACAGATGGAAATATTCAGGTCACTTTCCGAAATGCTAATGGGCAAGTACTGGCAACAAGGTCTGTGTATGGTATAAAAGTAGGCAAGCAAGTGGTAGCTGTAGATACAGCGGATTTGCCAGCTGGTTTTTACCTCTGTGAATTGACAGGGATAGGAATAAATGAATCCTTTAGGGTGATTAAAAAATAG
- a CDS encoding sulfite exporter TauE/SafE family protein encodes METQELLLILTLFSAGLFAGIINTLAGGGSVFTLSAMIFAGIPANIANATNRVGVLLQGMVSVKKFHDKKLLETSEWPYLIPITLGALAGSWFAVDIDEEVLEKVIGGIMVILLLVTIFKVKPTLDESPKSKSLIKQVFAYLMLFVSGFYGGFIQAGVGILLLVTLSVTTNWSILQANSFKLLAVLVFTIPALAIFIYNDLINWYYALILSLGQMLGAYLASVFGTTHPKAGIWVKRLLVVVIIFTIIKTFLF; translated from the coding sequence ATGGAAACTCAAGAGCTACTATTAATCTTAACCTTATTTAGTGCAGGTCTCTTTGCTGGAATAATTAACACATTAGCTGGTGGTGGATCAGTTTTCACACTGTCAGCAATGATATTTGCTGGAATACCGGCAAATATTGCGAATGCGACAAATAGAGTGGGTGTTTTACTTCAAGGAATGGTGTCTGTTAAGAAGTTTCATGATAAAAAACTATTAGAAACTTCAGAGTGGCCATATTTGATTCCAATTACATTAGGAGCTTTAGCCGGATCATGGTTTGCAGTGGATATTGATGAGGAAGTTTTAGAGAAAGTCATTGGAGGAATAATGGTAATTCTTCTTTTGGTCACTATTTTCAAAGTAAAACCAACATTGGATGAATCTCCAAAGTCAAAGTCCCTTATAAAACAGGTATTTGCTTACTTAATGTTATTTGTATCGGGCTTTTACGGAGGCTTTATTCAGGCAGGAGTAGGTATATTACTATTGGTAACATTATCTGTAACTACAAACTGGAGTATTCTTCAAGCAAATAGTTTTAAGTTATTGGCAGTGTTAGTGTTTACTATTCCTGCATTAGCAATATTTATATACAATGATTTAATCAACTGGTATTATGCATTAATACTGTCTTTAGGACAAATGTTAGGGGCTTATTTGGCTAGCGTATTTGGAACGACTCATCCTAAGGCTGGTATATGGGTAAAAAGGTTATTAGTAGTGGTGATTATATTTACTATTATCAAAACATTTTTATTTTAA
- a CDS encoding HAD family hydrolase: protein MTKQQMLIILDLDETLVFGTKELLDSMPNFTAGEYHIYVRPHFESFIRSLSSQFRLAIWSSATDDYVFDVVENLISEDINLEFVWARSNCKVKFKVQVDEYGYYDANPRNHYYYVKPLKKVKRRGFPLERVLIVDDTVSKSEENYGNVIYPKPYFGDKEDNELLALLEYLQMLKEVDNVREIEKRGWRNCL from the coding sequence ATGACAAAGCAACAAATGTTGATCATCTTAGATTTAGACGAAACGCTGGTTTTTGGGACAAAAGAGCTTTTAGATAGTATGCCAAACTTTACTGCGGGTGAGTATCATATTTATGTACGACCTCACTTTGAAAGTTTTATTCGTAGCTTGTCCTCTCAATTTAGATTGGCAATCTGGTCTTCAGCAACGGATGATTATGTATTTGATGTGGTCGAAAATTTAATCTCTGAAGATATTAACTTAGAGTTTGTATGGGCAAGAAGTAATTGTAAAGTCAAGTTTAAGGTCCAAGTTGACGAATACGGTTATTATGATGCTAACCCTCGTAATCATTATTACTATGTGAAGCCTCTCAAAAAAGTAAAGAGAAGAGGCTTTCCATTAGAAAGAGTCTTGATTGTTGATGATACAGTGTCAAAGTCAGAGGAAAATTATGGGAACGTAATTTATCCAAAGCCTTATTTTGGAGATAAAGAGGATAATGAACTATTAGCCTTGTTGGAATACCTTCAGATGTTGAAAGAGGTAGATAATGTGAGAGAAATTGAGAAACGTGGTTGGAGGAATTGCTTATAG
- the porG gene encoding type IX secretion system protein PorG: protein MIKRIISILTFLLLSATVGFSQEWELGLGAGGSMYIGDLAQYPVISNTRVSGQILARYHFNNYVSWRNRVMVRWLTGDDAEVNNDFQNIRNYSFSTIFPEFSTGVEYNFLPFRTDRKHQDKITPYVFASLGVGYFIWSKRPEMVSGGSEPQHLAVVAPLGVGVKTRISKKWDMNIELDITHSFSDYTEGLRDVNRSGNALTTPKFEYYDDKTKDNFFALSLIFSRHFYTVKCPPPSYNIF from the coding sequence ATGATTAAACGTATTATATCTATTCTCACTTTTCTTTTACTTTCTGCTACTGTTGGCTTTTCTCAAGAATGGGAATTAGGACTAGGAGCAGGAGGGTCCATGTATATAGGAGATCTTGCTCAATACCCTGTCATATCCAACACAAGAGTAAGCGGGCAAATTCTAGCACGATACCATTTCAACAATTATGTAAGTTGGAGAAATAGGGTAATGGTCAGGTGGCTAACTGGTGATGATGCAGAAGTCAACAATGACTTCCAAAACATACGAAACTATAGCTTCAGTACTATATTCCCTGAGTTTTCAACTGGTGTAGAGTATAACTTTCTTCCTTTCAGAACAGACCGAAAACATCAGGATAAAATCACACCATATGTTTTTGCCTCATTAGGAGTAGGATATTTTATATGGTCCAAACGACCTGAAATGGTTTCTGGGGGTTCAGAACCACAACACCTAGCTGTTGTAGCACCTTTAGGTGTTGGAGTTAAAACTAGAATCAGTAAAAAATGGGATATGAATATTGAATTGGACATTACCCATTCTTTCTCTGACTATACAGAAGGGCTAAGAGACGTGAATCGTTCAGGAAACGCTCTGACTACACCTAAATTTGAGTATTATGATGATAAAACTAAAGATAACTTCTTTGCTCTATCTCTTATATTCAGTAGACATTTCTACACAGTGAAATGCCCACCCCCTAGCTACAATATTTTCTAA
- a CDS encoding iron-containing alcohol dehydrogenase yields the protein MNNFEFHNPTKLIFGKDQISNIPNEIPANSKVLLAYGGGSIKKNGVYDQVINALKEYKITEFGGIEPNPHYETLMKAVKIIREEGIDFILAVGGGSVIDGVKFISAAVPFKGDNPWDILSKGLGKQLTEAIPFGTILTLPATGSEMNSGSVVTRVETQEKLAFGSPLCFPKFSILDPQVISSLPERQIANGVTDAFTHVMEQYLTYPANAPLQDRIAEGILHTLIEEGPKVLKDPNNYNAASNFMWSCTMALNGILRLGVPTDWATHMIGHELTALYGIDHARTLAIIAPNLYRVMFDNKKDKLIQYGERIWGITEGSDDERAENAIIKTVEFFHSLGIQTKISEYTDDYQQTSDIIVKRFEDRGWKGLGEKADITPEKVREIVEMSY from the coding sequence ATGAATAACTTTGAGTTTCATAATCCTACCAAACTGATTTTTGGTAAAGACCAAATAAGTAATATCCCTAATGAAATTCCTGCTAACAGTAAAGTCCTTTTGGCATACGGCGGTGGTAGTATTAAAAAAAATGGAGTATATGATCAGGTAATAAATGCTCTCAAAGAATATAAGATCACTGAGTTTGGAGGTATCGAACCCAACCCCCATTACGAAACACTAATGAAAGCAGTAAAAATCATCCGCGAAGAAGGGATTGATTTTATTCTTGCCGTTGGTGGTGGCTCTGTAATTGACGGTGTTAAATTCATCTCTGCAGCCGTTCCATTTAAAGGAGACAATCCTTGGGATATTCTTAGCAAAGGGTTAGGCAAACAACTTACTGAGGCTATCCCATTTGGCACTATACTGACACTTCCTGCTACAGGATCAGAAATGAACTCAGGCTCTGTCGTAACACGTGTAGAAACGCAAGAAAAACTGGCTTTTGGAAGTCCTTTGTGTTTCCCTAAATTCTCCATTTTAGATCCTCAAGTTATCAGCTCCTTACCTGAACGACAAATTGCGAACGGTGTTACCGATGCTTTTACACATGTCATGGAGCAATACCTGACTTACCCTGCAAATGCACCACTACAGGACCGTATTGCAGAAGGAATCTTACATACACTCATTGAGGAAGGTCCTAAGGTATTAAAAGACCCCAATAATTATAATGCTGCATCGAACTTTATGTGGTCATGTACAATGGCTTTAAATGGCATTCTGAGACTTGGTGTCCCTACAGACTGGGCGACACATATGATTGGCCATGAATTAACGGCGCTTTACGGTATTGACCACGCTAGAACATTGGCAATTATAGCTCCAAACCTCTACCGTGTCATGTTTGATAATAAGAAAGACAAGTTAATCCAATATGGTGAAAGAATTTGGGGTATTACTGAAGGTTCAGATGATGAGCGAGCAGAGAATGCTATTATCAAAACTGTTGAGTTTTTCCATTCTCTAGGTATACAAACCAAAATTTCTGAATACACTGATGATTACCAGCAAACTTCAGATATCATTGTAAAAAGATTTGAAGATAGGGGTTGGAAAGGCTTAGGAGAAAAAGCTGATATTACACCCGAAAAAGTAAGGGAAATTGTTGAGATGAGCTATTAA